The segment CGGGTGCTTGGGATGGTGGAGCATCCAGGCCCGACAGAAATGCAGCAGCCCGGCCAAATCCCCTTCTTCCGCCATGGTCTGGACAAGCAGATGGAGCGCTTCCTGCTCAAATCGGCCGGCAGGATACTCCAAACGATAGCGTTCCAAGACTTTTCTGGCCGCCGCGGTATCGCGTTGCGCGAGATACACCTTTGCCAGCCCCAGGAGCGCCTGTTCAGTGACCAGAGGGCGCTTGGTCCCTTTCGCCATCAGTTGATAGAGACGACCGGCTTCTGTCGTAAATCCTAGACGATCGTGCGCTTCGGCAATTTCGAGCAAGAGCGGTGAAGACAGATAGTGCCGTTCAGCAGCGGGCCCATGGCGATGAAAAAGCGTGGTCAGCGTCAAATCGTCGTGCGATTTCACCGCGGCTTCCATCCAGGGATGCAAGATGATGGCGAGCCGGTCGCCGGCTCTGACCGGCCAGGGATCGTCGGGTCCCGCACTGCTCCGATTGGCGACCTGCTGATAGGCAATCAACGCCGGTGCAATCTCGTCAGACTGTTCAAGACGCGCGGCCACATGAAACAGCGCTTCACTGCCGATGGCATCATGATCATGTTCTGCGGCAATCACCTGCATGCGTTTGATATAGTCGGCCACGTTCTGATCCGGAGAGGGGGTGTCATACATGAGCCCCGCGGTATTCCGCTTCACCGGATTGTTACCGGCTGCGACCTTCTGCTCCACTCTCAGGGTGGCCAGGCGGACAGTAGCTAACGCCGCTTGTGGGCTGTCCGCGTAGTGGGTCGAAATATATCCGTAAAATAATTCTGCGCTTGGCAGGTGCTTCGAGGACTGAAGACTATCCGCCAATCGCAAGAGCATGGTTGACGCATCCTGGTGAGCGGGATAGAGATTGTAAAACTGCAGCAGCAAGCCCCGGCCGATCACCTCATGGTGCAAATCCAGTTGAATCCAGGCATAGCGTCCCAGGGCGAGCGGATTCATTCGCAGGGCCTTTGGCCAGCGTCGATACGCCAAGTCATACATGGCCGACGCATCGTGAACCCGTCGTTGATGGAAAAAAGAAGCGGCGAGTCCCACGGTGGCATGCAGTAGAATTTGATCGTGACTGCTTCGCTTCCGCAAATCCTCGAACGTGAGCTCAGCATCCCTCCATTTACCCAGAGCCAACGCGGTATAGCCGATGCCTAACAACGCCCGCTCCCCGTCGGGCGTTTGAGCATTATGCGACAGCGCCCGTTCGTATAAGGATTGCGCTTCCTGATGCCATCCTTGCGAGAGATACACATCGGCCATGCGCCATTCCGCACGTTTCGCGTTTAGGGATTGAGGGTAATCGCGTAACAGCGTCTTGTATCGGTCAAGCGCTTCCAGCCGGTTGCCATTCGACGTGCTTTCCTTCAAAGCGGTCTCGGCAAGGAAAGTCATCGCCGTGGGAGTCAGCGCGCTTTCCGGTTGTTGGGAAACCACTTTTTCGAATAGCCGGCGCGCTTGAGCCCACTCCCCCCTGCCATAGGCGTTGATGCCTTCCTGCAAGGCCAGCGCATCCATTCCTTGCGATTGCCCTTCGAGCCGCGGTCCGTCATCCGGCAAGATCGAGAAAGCGAGTTCAGTCGATTCGGATGCCTGAGTCGGAGTGGATGTCGCTGCTGCCGGAGGACCAGCATGGACCAGCGCGATGTTTCCGGGCGCCAGCGGTCGCAGGCAAAACCAGGCCAGAAGAAACAGGGTCAGTTGTGTCCAAGATCGGTGTGATGAGTACACGGCAAGGCTACTTCAGCAAAGACCGTGCCTTTAGCCTCGCGGGGCGGATTTGTTTGAATATCCGGCAGGACGGAGGGGATTCAGCTGATAGGACGAGTCGACCGTCAATTTGGTCGACAAGTATTTATGAGGGTCGTCAACGATTTGACGGCAGCGAACGGATTAATTCGGCAGCGCTTCGACGCGGGATTTCGAGTCGATCCCTCTGCGCTTCAACTTCTCAACGAGTGTCGTGCGATTGACGTGGAGCAGCTGCGCCGCGCGTGCGGTGACGCCATTCGCCTTCCGCATGGCTTCGCCGATCAATTGATTCTCGTATTGCTCAACTTCATTGGACAGATGAATTCCGTCTTCGGTAAAGCGGATGAACTGGTCCTTCATCTCGGGCTGACTTGCCGTTTTCTTGTGCAGCTTCTCGGGCAAGTCGGCAACGGTCAAGAGCCCCTGTTTCTTGAGCACGACCAAACGCTCGATCATATTTTCCAGCTCGCGAATATTCCCGGGCCAATGAAACGCCGTCAACACCTCCAGCGCCTCAGGGGCAAACCCCGTGATGGCGGTTTGTTTCATATGATTGAAGCGTTTCAGGAAATGTTCGATCAGCAAGGGAATATCGCTTTGCCGATCGCGCAATGGCGGGGTAACGATCGGAATGACGTTGAGGCGATAAAAGAGATCTTGCCGGAACCGCTTCTCTTCGACCATTTTCTCCAGGTCCTGGTTGGTGGCCGCGACAATCCGGACATCGACTTGAATCGTCCGACTTCCTCCTACCCGCTCAAAGGATCGTTCTTGTATCACCCTCAGCAATTTGACCTGGAGCGAGAGACTCATTTCGCCGACTTCGTCGAGGAAGATCGTTCCGCCATTGGCCAGTTCGAATCGGCCCATTCGCGTCTGGGCGGCACCGGTAAAGGCGCCTTTTTCATGCCCGAACAGTTCAGATTCGAGCAACGTTTCCGGAATGGCGCCGCAGTTGACCGGAACCATCGGGCGATCTTTGCGGGAACTGTTGAAGTGGAGCATCCGTGCCACCAACTCTTTTCCCGTTCCGCTTTCTCCCTGAATCAAGACGGTGCTGTCGCTGTCAGCGACTTTTTGGACAAAGTCCAAGACCTGCTGCATCGGTTCGCTGACGCCGATCAATTGCTCGAGGCGGTACTGCTCGCGCACGGCTTTCCGGAGAAATTGGTTTTCCTGGCGAAGACGTTGGAACTCGATGGCTTTTTTCACCACCACCACGACGGTATCGGGATCGAAGGGCTTCGTCACAAAATCGAATGCGCCCGCTTTCATGGCCTGGACCGCACACTCAACGGTTCCAAATCCGGTCATGACGATAGGAATGATTTTCGAGTCAATCCTGGTCACTCGCTCAATGACTTCGAGGCCGTTAAAGTCGGGCAGCTGGAAGTCCGTGACCAGGATCTGAACAGGATGCTCTTTGACGACTTGCATGCCGGTCGTGGCATCGGCGGCGACTGAGACGGTATATCCTTCAGAAGACAGGGTCTCCTGCAGCACATCACGCACCGCTTGGTCGTCGTCAATGATTAAAACATGAGGAGCAGTCATCAGGTGTTTATTCCGACGTGAGGGTAAAATGAATGCGCTTAGGATAAAGATCCTGCGTTATCAATGCAAGCATGACGAAGCATCAAAAGCTGAACGCCAGCCACATGTTTCTTGCCCTATTCCTTGACAGAATATTTGGTGAGTTGCTAGGGTGCGCGAAGTGGCTGGCGTAGCTCAATGGCAGAGCAGCGGTTTTGTAAACCGCAGGTTGGAGGTTCAATTCCTCTCGCCAGCTCCATAAAATCCGCTGACGATTCAACCTCTTTGCAGTTTACAGAACCGCTGCTCTCCCCACTCAATTCAGCCATTGTAACCGCGATTGTAACCGTCTGTTTTTCGAAATAGGCTGACAGCGACCGTGCAGCCTGTTCGAGGTCTTTCTCGTTCACGATGTTGTACCGATCAAAGACACTCCTGGTCTTATGACCGGAGATCGCCATCGCCACCTTTTCGGGCACTCCGGCACGTACCATGTTCCGTACGGCGGTCCGTCTGAAATCATGGGGAATCTTGCCCTTCCAGACCTTCCGGCCTTTCTGGCATCCTTCTCCATCTGTCCAAGTCCCACTGCCTCACAAGCCTTTCGCCACGAGTGCAGGAGAGTTTGGAGTCGAATCCCGCCCCGATGACAGATCCAGGGACAAGCCGGTCATTTCAGGTCACAGCGGCTTTTCCATCTCTGTAGGACACGATACAGATCACCGGTCAGAAAGAGAACGCGGGGGTATTGGTCTTGGTATCCTGCGCTTGAAGGAAGAGTTTGCCTTCCGTCCAATTAATCTGACGCCACTGAAGAGAGCAGACTTCGCCCATCCTCATACCGCTGTAATAGGCAAGACTGACGGCAACCTGTGCGTAATCGGGTAACGCGCCTCTGAGCGCTAGGAAATCTTCATGTTCTAAGAACCCCGATCGTGTGTTGTGCTCTTTCAACTGTGGGATATGGGGAATTCGAGCCACCAGTTGCGGAGTCTGCTCAAACCCCAACTTGAATATTCGCTTGAGGTATCCAAGTTCGCGATTAATCGTACCGTTTGCGGCACCCTGACTCTGGCGCTTGACGATGTACGCTTTCACTCGCTCAGTCGTGATTCTGACTGCACGCATCTTCCCGAAAAATGGCTTGAGATGGAGCATATATTCGCCGATGCGGCGCAGCGTCTTTCGTTTATTCAGTTGGTAGTCCTGCTTCACTAAATCTGCAAGGTCTTCGAACTTGGTTCGCTCAACTCTTGGTCCACGATACAGCCCTTTTGCAACGTCCCCCTCCTTCTCCTTGAGGAGCCTCTTGGCTTCTTCTCTGTCGATTGTCTTCGTACTCTCCTGAATCGGCCTGCCTTCAATGTAGTACTTGATCCAGTACGGGCCGGCCTCGATCAACTTATGCGATGCAGGATCTCTCTGCTTCCTGCGGTAGATCATGCCCATCCCCAACCTCCATTTTGCAACATCGTTGGGTGGGGTCATTGCTTGACTTTGCACTGCTCCATCGCCTGTCGCTGTTGCAGCGTGAGGGGCGTGGATTCGATCGCGGCTTGAATTTTCGAGATTCGCGACACGGACACGCCAAATCGCACCGCCACCGTATTCAGTGGTTCATTCGCTGCACGTCGCAACAACCAAACAGCGGTTTGATAGGCTTCTCGATGCGTCCGCGCCACCACAGCCGTTGTTGGAATCCCATACACATCTGCCACGCGGGTCATGATCTCGTCCGCTTTCAGCCGTGTAGGATCGGTTTGGGTCCGAGGCACATTCGCCGGTCGCCGCTCCGGCACGAGTGCGGCCATCCGTTCGCGAAAGGCTGGGCTGCCGAGAAAGATCTGGCCGGTGATCTGAGACCACGGTGACGGACGACCGATGCCGCCAACCACGAAGCGCTCGTACGCATGCCGAGCCGTGTCCAGGTCCACATCAAAAAGGCTGAGCACGCCCGCAACATCAAGCCATGGCAGCGCGATTCTCAGGCCTGCCGTCGCCTGATAACTACTCCAGCTCCAGTCCTGTGGCGCAGGCACTATCCCCGCACGGATCGGATTCAAGACGACATACCGACAGAGCTCCAACAGATAGCTTTCCCGCTCGACCACTCTTGAATCGGCCTTGGAGTAGATGGCCGACCCGCTGATGACGCCAATTGAAACGCTGGGTATAGCTCCCATTTAAGCACCGCATTCCGCGACTCAAGTTCGCTTCCTGGGTTTCGATCAAGAGGTGATAGTGATTGTCCATCAGGCAATAGGCATAGCACCGCCAGCGCTGCTGGAGAATTTCTTGACCAAACAATTTCACGAAATGCTGCCGGTCGGCCTCGTCATGAAAGATTGTTTGCTGGTCATTCCCGCGAGCCGTGACGTGATAGAGGGCACCAGGATATTCAAGCCGCAGTTGGCGAGCCATGACCGCGGAGCCTAGGTGGGGCGAGGTGCAAAGTCAAGCAATGACCCCATATCTTTTCACATATCTTTTCTGCGGCTTTTTTTAAGATATCGCGCTCCGCCTTCAACTTGATGACTTCACGGCGAAGCCGGGCGAGTTCCGCCTGCTCAGGTTTCATCTGCCCCTGGCCCGGAAAGGCCTGTGCCGCGTCGGCGGCAGACTCCTGCACCCATCGGCGCAACACCGAGCCCTGCACGCCCAAATCCCGTGCAGCTTGCGCCACCGTCACTCCGCGCTCCTGGATTAACTTCACCGCCTCAATTTTGAACTCTCGCGTAAACTTCCGTCGCTCCATGACCTACCTCCGATTTCATTCATACACCTAACTCGGTGTCTTTGAAACCGGCAGCAGCCCACTCTGGCGGGTCACTCTGCAAGGTCGATTCAATGTTGGGATGATTGAAATAGTTATCTAGATTTGTCGGATCTTCACAATACACCTCATGAAGGCGTGGAAATGTACTTGCCCACGTGTTTGGATTAATCATGATCCCGTCACCGTGCCTTTCGATATACCCATGGTGGCATGAGGGAAGGATCAGCCTACAAGCCCCGCTGGGCCTCTTGCGCTTTGTTCTCTAGCCCTTCCAGCACCGTATCCCCCGACGCATATTTTCTGTACCATCAGCACCAACTCTGCTTCACAAGTTCCTGATTGAGGTTCATGCCCCTGGAAGGATTACATCCCCAATGGTGCGTTTGTACTTGTCGTGACCGTGAGTCTGGATGGTAACTTCTTTCCCAAAGGCAAGGTCAGAGGCGGTGTGCTTGGCCTTCTGCCCAAAAGCTTGGCCTTTCTCCGGGCAGTCGATCCCGCTGAGGCGGATACGTTCCGAGTGTCGGTTGTGCAGGACTTCAATGGTGTCGCCGTCGAGGACAGAGATGACATGCCAGGACAGTTCGCCGGCATAGAGACATAAAGACAGCAACAGAAGGAATAAGATGATATGAGCCGTTTCGACTCCTGCAGATTTCACATAAGCCGCCTTCCTCGCTATACTGATCCTGGCATTCAAGAAGGAATGTGTAGTTCGGGTGCCCATTGCGGACTGCACGGAGTCATGTAGGAGCCTGTACGGAAACCTCTATCTTCGTACTCTGGAACACGTGTGATCATGTATTTGATTTGATACGTATTCTGCTCGACCAGCACTTGGCCGAGTATCACTAATGCTCCTCTCTGGTACGATGGGCGGTCTCCGGCCCCTAGCGCGAACAAATAAACTGTATGCTCGCCAGGTTTTGTCTTGTTAGGTCGCACTATCATTACTGCCTCTTCATTAACTTCTCCATTCGCCAACTTTGGACATAGCTTGGTGCCAACGGACAGATAGACCGGCACGGTACTAACTGAGCCGCAGGATGCTGTGACAAAAAGAAACGCCATTAGCACATTACGACTGGAACACATAGAATATTCCTCTACGCACTGGCCAGTGCGTCCTTTCTATCTCGGAGATTGAAAACATGGAAAGATCCATTTCAATTGCGGCAATACTGTTTGGGGCTTTACTGACCTCGGAAATTGCCGTAGCAGAAGATGAAATATGTAAAGATGATGGAGGCAAGATTGTAACGTCGTCTCGAAATCCCAAGCAAGAAATCGTCTTGGGGCTTGTTAACATGGAGGCCATTATGGATGCTCCGCTGGAGAGCTGCATACAAATGAGCGGCCCAATTAAAATAGAAGGAATCCAATTCAGCGAAAGCGGCAAAACGCTAGAAACTTTTTGGTTTACAGATAAGCGTAGTACTCGCTGGGTGGTCCCAACAAATATCGACCAAATGAAACTAGCATCTGAACGAAGTAAAGCGAGCGACTTTATTAAAACGGGAAAGCAGTATTTTGTTCACATCCAAGTATGCGGAAGCGGGGGCTTCCCTAGCCTTGTCAATATTTACGACATGTCTCCATTTGGCAGTAAATGATAGATTCGCGGCAAACCCGCCCTCTCTGTAATAGCACTTATGGAGCCGATGGCGGTTTTGGCTCCCCGCTTGCGTGATACCAACCGAGTGCTTCGCCTACCGCTCCGATTAGTCCAGCTATTCCTGCAACAATGTACTGAAGCATTTCGCTAGGAGGATTTGAAACATTTTCTCTCAATAATTTGATCACGAACCAACATATTGCGCCGAAAATGGCTGAAAAGGCGATTCCTCGTGCGAGGCGGCCGACAACCTGATTGAAAGCTACGGCTAGTGCCGCTACTAAAAGTGTGGCAGCTGCCCAGGAAACCCAAAACGCGTCACCTGAAAGTCGTTCGTTAAAGTGCTGGTAAAGGAGAAAGACAATGCCACCAGCAACTAGAAGACTCCAGCCTATAAGACTTAATCCCTCCGCAGATCTGTGGGCCTCCCCTTTCTCTGTGTCTGAGAGCGCATTCCAACGCGCTAGTGCTTCCTGATATTTAATCAAGTCGGCTTCGTACTTAAGCTTACGTCTTTGAAACTCCAAATACTTGTCTTCCATGACGTCAACTCTTTTTGAGGCCCGGACGCGCCGCACTCTGTGAAAATAGTGGTTGAATCGATGCAATAGAGAATTTCAAGACATGACCATATTGGATAAATGGCTTTTCCATCAGTGTATGAAGCAGGCTTGGTTCAATAACTCCCTTGAGGAATAAGTTCGTTAGCGAAGTCTACACAGTCTGTCTTTGTCCGGTTTGTCTTACCGCTCTTCGCATCAATCATGCAATTATCAAATACATTTGCTCTCTCTCTTTCTTCATTTTTGTGCTGCTTTAGATGCTTCTGTCCTTCATCACTTGCGTAGTATTGCTGGCACAGAAATACCTGTGCATAGGGCGATTCTGTCGTTCGGCACATTCTCGAGTATTGTTCAGAAGAGCACCCACCAACTATTGCAGCGGTTGCTACCACAAGCGTGAAAGAGGTCAAGCGGAGTTTGTTATCCAGAGTGACCAGCCCCCAGTTGTTAGGCCACCGTCCAAGTTCCTTCACGCCGACACGCTGATCGGTGCGAAGGAACGAGCGATTGGGGCGCATTGTAAGAGGATGCCGAGGGAGGCGCAAGATCCTTTTGGCAGAAATGGTGGTAATTCACCTCCTGTAGTGAGGCATCGAGGCCTTGAGTTTGATGATGGGGGGAGTCTAACGACATCCCCTCCCCCCACAAGAAACGCCCGCGTGGTCACCGGTGGAGAAGGAGGAAAACGCGCTTCGGTGGTCATCCACTCGGGAAACTTCCTGCTATGCGATCACAAATCCCCTATGTGGACCCACGGAATGCGGGCAAAGTGCTTCCGATCGTAGGTGAGAATCTCTGTGAGTCCTTGCTCTTTCATGTGGAAGGCATTGTACGCGTCTACGAAATCGATGTTCGCATGGACATAGAGATCGAGGGCCATAAAGAGCAGCGGGGTTTCGGGACAATGCAGATTAGGCGTATTCAGGATCTTCTCGACTTTCTCGGCGATATCCGACTTCTCCAGCTTGTAAAAGGATTCCAGTGTCCAGATGATCTCGGCGATGACC is part of the Nitrospira sp. genome and harbors:
- a CDS encoding tetratricopeptide repeat protein, with product MYSSHRSWTQLTLFLLAWFCLRPLAPGNIALVHAGPPAAATSTPTQASESTELAFSILPDDGPRLEGQSQGMDALALQEGINAYGRGEWAQARRLFEKVVSQQPESALTPTAMTFLAETALKESTSNGNRLEALDRYKTLLRDYPQSLNAKRAEWRMADVYLSQGWHQEAQSLYERALSHNAQTPDGERALLGIGYTALALGKWRDAELTFEDLRKRSSHDQILLHATVGLAASFFHQRRVHDASAMYDLAYRRWPKALRMNPLALGRYAWIQLDLHHEVIGRGLLLQFYNLYPAHQDASTMLLRLADSLQSSKHLPSAELFYGYISTHYADSPQAALATVRLATLRVEQKVAAGNNPVKRNTAGLMYDTPSPDQNVADYIKRMQVIAAEHDHDAIGSEALFHVAARLEQSDEIAPALIAYQQVANRSSAGPDDPWPVRAGDRLAIILHPWMEAAVKSHDDLTLTTLFHRHGPAAERHYLSSPLLLEIAEAHDRLGFTTEAGRLYQLMAKGTKRPLVTEQALLGLAKVYLAQRDTAAARKVLERYRLEYPAGRFEQEALHLLVQTMAEEGDLAGLLHFCRAWMLHHPKHPERPWMYQQMATVFLRLNKHEEAVIATEEAFKAGAPKTIVALLNYADLLAQMKRYQEAIDVYHAVVDKKPDQSQLQWARLQIVRGWQALKQHDRATVALAELGQTDDSLVTRFSSSFHESIKQERQLPQEGL
- a CDS encoding sigma-54 dependent transcriptional regulator, which encodes MTAPHVLIIDDDQAVRDVLQETLSSEGYTVSVAADATTGMQVVKEHPVQILVTDFQLPDFNGLEVIERVTRIDSKIIPIVMTGFGTVECAVQAMKAGAFDFVTKPFDPDTVVVVVKKAIEFQRLRQENQFLRKAVREQYRLEQLIGVSEPMQQVLDFVQKVADSDSTVLIQGESGTGKELVARMLHFNSSRKDRPMVPVNCGAIPETLLESELFGHEKGAFTGAAQTRMGRFELANGGTIFLDEVGEMSLSLQVKLLRVIQERSFERVGGSRTIQVDVRIVAATNQDLEKMVEEKRFRQDLFYRLNVIPIVTPPLRDRQSDIPLLIEHFLKRFNHMKQTAITGFAPEALEVLTAFHWPGNIRELENMIERLVVLKKQGLLTVADLPEKLHKKTASQPEMKDQFIRFTEDGIHLSNEVEQYENQLIGEAMRKANGVTARAAQLLHVNRTTLVEKLKRRGIDSKSRVEALPN
- a CDS encoding tyrosine-type recombinase/integrase produces the protein MGMIYRRKQRDPASHKLIEAGPYWIKYYIEGRPIQESTKTIDREEAKRLLKEKEGDVAKGLYRGPRVERTKFEDLADLVKQDYQLNKRKTLRRIGEYMLHLKPFFGKMRAVRITTERVKAYIVKRQSQGAANGTINRELGYLKRIFKLGFEQTPQLVARIPHIPQLKEHNTRSGFLEHEDFLALRGALPDYAQVAVSLAYYSGMRMGEVCSLQWRQINWTEGKLFLQAQDTKTNTPAFSF
- a CDS encoding transposase: MARQLRLEYPGALYHVTARGNDQQTIFHDEADRQHFVKLFGQEILQQRWRCYAYCLMDNHYHLLIETQEANLSRGMRCLNGSYTQRFNWRHQRVGHLLQGRFKSGRAGKLSVGALSVCRLESDPCGDSACATGLELE
- a CDS encoding thermonuclease family protein encodes the protein MKSAGVETAHIILFLLLLSLCLYAGELSWHVISVLDGDTIEVLHNRHSERIRLSGIDCPEKGQAFGQKAKHTASDLAFGKEVTIQTHGHDKYKRTIGDVILPGA
- a CDS encoding type II toxin-antitoxin system VapC family toxin, with translation MASLFVDTNVFLRFLTNDDPAKAKRAETLFRDALRGKIKLATSLLVIAEIIWTLESFYKLEKSDIAEKVEKILNTPNLHCPETPLLFMALDLYVHANIDFVDAYNAFHMKEQGLTEILTYDRKHFARIPWVHIGDL